A window of Cytophagales bacterium contains these coding sequences:
- a CDS encoding EI24 domain-containing protein — translation MSFLKEFFLGITTYFDAISFINQHKLWKFLILPALINIVLFITACYLGWIYAGELTDFIAEKMGVNQIDEGIRRIIQIIILIIIRFITFLIYFKFYRYLVLIIMAPVLAFISEKTQEIISGTTVPFVFSRFIGDVLRGMGIALKNLGKELTLTILIYLLLFIPFLLPLVPIFIIIIESYFYGFAMIDYRNEFKRLSAKESSIMIWEHKGFALGNGLSFNILLFVPIIGVLFAPVFAVIAAGIGSNKIGT, via the coding sequence TGGAATCACCACCTATTTTGATGCTATAAGTTTTATCAACCAACATAAATTGTGGAAATTTCTTATTCTCCCTGCTCTAATCAATATTGTGTTGTTTATCACAGCATGTTATTTGGGTTGGATCTATGCAGGTGAACTAACAGATTTTATCGCGGAGAAGATGGGGGTAAACCAAATTGATGAAGGAATTAGAAGAATAATTCAAATTATCATTTTAATCATAATAAGATTCATTACATTTCTTATATACTTTAAGTTTTATCGTTATTTAGTACTGATCATTATGGCGCCTGTACTTGCGTTTATTTCCGAAAAAACGCAAGAGATTATTTCCGGTACCACTGTACCGTTTGTATTTTCAAGATTTATAGGTGATGTTTTAAGGGGAATGGGAATTGCATTAAAGAATTTGGGTAAGGAACTCACACTTACAATCCTGATATACCTGTTATTGTTTATACCTTTTCTGTTGCCATTGGTTCCAATTTTCATCATCATTATTGAGAGTTATTTTTACGGTTTTGCCATGATAGATTACCGCAATGAATTTAAAAGACTTTCGGCAAAAGAAAGCAGCATAATGATATGGGAACATAAAGGATTTGCGCTTGGGAATGGCTTAAGTTTTAACATTCTATTATTTGTACCCATTATAGGTGTATTATTTGCTCCTGTGTTTGCCGTGATAGCTGCAGGAATTGGGAGCAATAAGATAGGCACTTAA
- a CDS encoding PKD domain-containing protein, translating to MKKILFIILSTFINYFLINAQNIDNSYDNFGECGTDAIHQMLMQTDPVYRAGILSLEEQIQSILQNPSKHKILPAVYTIPVVVHVIEDGIFNISDVTIQGAIDGLNDRFRNIIGTDIEIEFCLAVRDSNCNTTTGINRVDGRVVVDYAANGIYHETANPSGESETAIKDLSIWPYTDYYNIWVVNKIGLAAGYAYYPTVGNIYDGTVIAYDYMKYSRNTLTHELAHGFFLYHTFEGDGDGGQCPANVNCAVDGDKVCETHPHKRDDGCTGTNSCTGGSLSLVSANYMSYCPLRTEFVQGQKERMRATAIITPRKSLLSSQGCVGSVAPVSDLSATSICAGLIVYFQDISANCPNKWSWSFPGGTPSSSTEQNPTVTYNTSGTYSVSLTASYETISGNKITKNIVVYRIL from the coding sequence ATGAAAAAAATACTATTCATTATACTATCAACATTCATCAATTACTTTTTAATTAATGCTCAAAATATTGATAATTCCTACGATAATTTTGGAGAATGCGGTACAGACGCCATCCATCAAATGTTAATGCAAACCGATCCGGTTTACAGGGCGGGAATTCTTTCCCTTGAAGAACAAATACAATCTATTCTTCAAAACCCATCAAAGCATAAAATACTTCCTGCTGTTTATACAATACCCGTTGTTGTTCATGTTATTGAAGATGGGATATTTAATATAAGTGATGTTACAATACAAGGAGCGATTGATGGCCTTAATGACCGTTTCAGGAACATAATAGGAACAGATATTGAAATTGAGTTTTGTTTGGCAGTAAGAGATTCTAACTGCAATACTACGACCGGTATTAACAGAGTGGATGGAAGGGTTGTAGTAGATTATGCGGCAAACGGAATATACCATGAAACTGCAAATCCCTCAGGAGAATCTGAAACTGCAATTAAAGATTTAAGCATTTGGCCTTATACAGATTACTATAATATTTGGGTTGTCAATAAGATTGGGTTAGCTGCCGGATATGCATATTATCCAACGGTGGGAAACATTTACGATGGAACTGTGATTGCTTACGATTACATGAAATACTCAAGAAATACCCTAACCCATGAATTAGCTCACGGTTTCTTTCTTTACCACACGTTTGAAGGAGATGGTGATGGTGGCCAATGTCCTGCAAATGTCAATTGCGCAGTTGATGGAGATAAAGTTTGTGAAACCCATCCGCATAAAAGAGATGATGGATGCACCGGCACTAATTCCTGTACAGGTGGAAGTTTGAGTTTAGTAAGCGCTAATTATATGAGCTATTGTCCTTTACGAACTGAATTTGTACAGGGACAAAAAGAAAGAATGAGAGCAACTGCAATAATAACCCCTAGAAAAAGTTTATTAAGTTCGCAGGGTTGTGTTGGGTCTGTTGCTCCCGTAAGTGATCTCTCAGCAACTTCAATTTGCGCAGGTCTAATCGTTTATTTTCAGGATATATCTGCTAATTGTCCAAACAAATGGAGTTGGTCTTTTCCCGGAGGTACACCCTCAAGCTCAACGGAGCAAAATCCGACAGTAACTTACAATACTTCTGGTACATATAGCGTATCATTAACCGCTTCATATGAAACAATATCAGGAAATAAAATAACCAAAAATATCGTTGTATACAGAATTCTTTGA